A window of the Pedobacter frigiditerrae genome harbors these coding sequences:
- a CDS encoding Gfo/Idh/MocA family oxidoreductase, with protein sequence MKEKIRMGMVGGGKQAFIGAVHRMAANLDGLIELCCGAFSSNAENSIASGKDLFLPEDRVYTSFTEMILTESKLPASERMHFVSIVTPNHLHFEPAMLALENGFHVLIDKPITFSLAEAKALKQKAEETGLMICLTHTYSGYPMVKQAKQMVANGDLGKIRKVVVEYPQGWLSNPAPSDNKQAAWRADPAKSGISGCMADVGTHAAHLAEYISGLQITKICADLNILVEGRLLDDDGNVLLRFNNGANGVLFASQIAAGEENAIKIYVYGEKGGLEWHQMEPNTLTVKWLDQPMQVYRTGNGYNSDIAKYNTRTPSGHPEGYLEAFANIYKNFAQTISALQSGEKPSPEMLDFPGADDGVRGMAFIENVVASSKSDQKWFDFKI encoded by the coding sequence ATGAAAGAAAAAATAAGAATGGGTATGGTTGGCGGTGGTAAGCAGGCTTTTATTGGCGCTGTTCATCGCATGGCTGCTAACCTAGATGGTTTAATAGAACTTTGCTGTGGAGCATTTAGTTCAAATGCTGAAAATTCAATCGCATCTGGTAAAGATTTATTCCTTCCTGAGGATAGAGTTTATACCAGTTTTACTGAGATGATTTTAACAGAAAGCAAACTTCCAGCTTCTGAAAGAATGCATTTTGTAAGCATTGTAACACCAAATCATTTGCACTTTGAACCTGCAATGTTGGCTTTAGAAAATGGTTTCCACGTATTAATAGATAAGCCAATCACTTTTAGTTTAGCAGAAGCTAAAGCTCTAAAACAAAAAGCAGAAGAAACCGGATTAATGATTTGTTTAACGCACACTTATTCGGGTTACCCGATGGTAAAACAGGCTAAACAAATGGTTGCCAATGGCGATTTAGGAAAAATAAGAAAAGTAGTTGTAGAATATCCTCAAGGTTGGTTAAGCAATCCTGCACCAAGTGATAATAAGCAAGCTGCTTGGCGAGCAGATCCAGCAAAAAGTGGGATTAGTGGTTGCATGGCAGATGTTGGCACTCACGCTGCTCATTTAGCTGAATATATTTCTGGTTTGCAAATCACTAAAATTTGTGCGGATTTAAATATTCTAGTTGAAGGTAGATTATTAGATGATGATGGTAACGTGCTATTGAGATTTAATAATGGAGCCAATGGCGTTTTATTTGCATCGCAAATAGCAGCTGGTGAGGAAAATGCAATTAAGATTTATGTTTATGGGGAAAAGGGTGGCTTAGAATGGCATCAAATGGAGCCGAATACATTAACCGTAAAATGGTTAGACCAGCCTATGCAAGTTTATAGAACTGGCAATGGCTACAATTCTGATATTGCTAAATATAATACAAGAACGCCTTCTGGTCACCCAGAGGGATATTTAGAAGCTTTCGCTAATATTTATAAAAACTTCGCACAAACTATATCTGCCTTACAAAGTGGAGAAAAGCCAAGCCCAGAAATGTTAGATTTTCCTGGTGCTGATGATGGTGTAAGAGGAATGGCATTTATAGAAAACGTAGTTGCTTCAAGTAAGTCAGATCAAAAATGGTTCGATTTTAAAATTTAA
- a CDS encoding c-type cytochrome: MKKTLLFLSGLTLFLAACGGSSDSSDSSSASTPPPAASSSSTAMEPGELLIVKSDCVGCHHKENKLIGPAYQEIAAKYPSNDENIALLASKIIKGGKGVWGAVPMTPHTKITEDEAKTMVKYILSLKK, translated from the coding sequence ATGAAAAAAACACTTTTATTTTTAAGCGGACTTACTTTATTTTTAGCTGCCTGTGGAGGTTCTTCAGATTCTTCAGATTCAAGTTCAGCAAGTACTCCACCACCTGCGGCTTCATCGTCTTCAACGGCTATGGAACCAGGGGAATTATTAATCGTAAAATCAGACTGCGTTGGTTGTCACCACAAAGAAAATAAATTGATTGGTCCAGCTTACCAAGAGATTGCTGCAAAGTACCCATCTAATGATGAAAATATTGCACTTTTAGCAAGCAAGATCATAAAAGGCGGAAAAGGTGTTTGGGGAGCAGTACCAATGACACCTCATACAAAAATAACTGAAGACGAAGCAAAAACGATGGTTAAATATATTCTTTCACTAAAAAAATAA
- a CDS encoding DUF1080 domain-containing protein — translation MKQYIFAVIAIVAMGCSSTAQTKKKGFVKLFDGKTTTGWHSYNKTGVGSAWEVADGALHMNPAKKGAAGGGDLVTDKEYSNYHLKYDWKVAPGANSGVIFYVHEDKKYGQTYLTGPEMQVIDNDGHKDGKIIKHRAGDLYDILKSTSEPVKPVGQWNKAEILSDNGKLTFKLNGVTIVETTMWDDNWKALIAGSKFKTWEGFGTYKTGKIALQDHGDEVWYKNISIKEL, via the coding sequence ATGAAACAATACATATTTGCAGTAATAGCAATAGTTGCAATGGGCTGTAGCTCTACTGCCCAAACGAAAAAGAAGGGATTTGTAAAATTATTTGACGGAAAAACCACAACAGGTTGGCATAGTTATAATAAAACTGGTGTTGGATCAGCTTGGGAAGTAGCTGATGGTGCATTACATATGAACCCTGCTAAAAAAGGTGCAGCTGGTGGTGGCGATTTAGTGACTGATAAAGAATATTCAAACTACCATTTAAAATATGACTGGAAAGTTGCCCCAGGAGCAAATAGTGGTGTTATTTTTTATGTTCATGAGGATAAAAAATATGGCCAAACTTACCTTACCGGACCAGAGATGCAAGTAATCGACAATGATGGCCATAAGGATGGAAAAATCATTAAGCACAGAGCTGGTGACTTGTACGACATATTAAAAAGTACATCTGAGCCAGTTAAACCTGTTGGACAATGGAATAAAGCCGAGATTTTATCTGACAATGGAAAATTAACCTTCAAATTAAATGGAGTTACGATTGTAGAAACTACGATGTGGGATGACAATTGGAAAGCTTTAATTGCTGGTAGCAAATTTAAAACCTGGGAAGGTTTTGGCACATACAAAACTGGCAAAATAGCTTTGCAAGATCACGGCGATGAAGTTTGGTACAAAAATATTAGCATTAAAGAACTATAA
- a CDS encoding nucleoside permease, producing MNSTIRIKLSLMMFLEFFIWGAWFVTLGTFLAKNLNASGPETGSVFSTQSWGAIIAPFIIGLIADRYFNAEKILGVLHILGAILMYQMYNAADISVFYPYVLSYMILYMPTLALVNSVSFNQMKDPEKEFSSIRIWGTLGWIAAGLLISFAFHWDSQEGVKDGLLRNTFLMASIASIVLGLFSFLLPKTPPKGKGEKVTISDILGLDALKLLKDKNFLIFFISSILICIPLAFYYQNANNFLTNVGMDNPTGKMTIGQVSEVLFLLALPIFFKKFGFKKTILVGMLAWAIRYVLFAYGNAGELSFMLITGIALHGICYDFFFVSGQIYTNSKAGDKFKSAAQGLITLATYGIGMLIGFMVAGQITEMYKVNGAQDWKMVWIIPAGIAFVVFLIFALLFNDKTKPEPEV from the coding sequence ATGAACTCAACTATCCGCATTAAACTCTCACTCATGATGTTCCTAGAATTTTTTATCTGGGGCGCATGGTTCGTAACGCTAGGTACATTTTTAGCTAAAAATTTAAACGCTTCAGGTCCAGAAACTGGCTCAGTATTTTCTACACAATCATGGGGAGCAATCATTGCACCATTCATTATTGGGTTAATTGCAGATCGGTATTTTAATGCTGAAAAAATTCTTGGTGTTTTACATATTCTTGGCGCCATATTAATGTATCAAATGTATAATGCAGCTGATATTTCGGTGTTTTATCCTTACGTTTTAAGTTACATGATTTTATATATGCCAACATTAGCGCTAGTAAATTCAGTATCATTTAATCAAATGAAAGATCCTGAAAAAGAGTTCTCGAGTATTAGAATTTGGGGTACATTAGGTTGGATTGCAGCAGGATTACTAATTAGTTTCGCTTTCCATTGGGATTCTCAAGAAGGTGTAAAAGATGGCCTGCTAAGAAACACATTCTTAATGGCAAGTATTGCTTCAATTGTTCTTGGTTTATTTAGCTTCCTGTTACCAAAAACACCTCCAAAGGGTAAAGGCGAAAAGGTTACTATTTCTGATATTTTAGGATTGGATGCTTTAAAACTATTGAAGGACAAGAATTTCCTAATCTTCTTTATTTCATCAATATTAATCTGCATTCCGTTGGCGTTTTACTATCAAAATGCCAATAATTTCCTTACAAATGTTGGAATGGATAATCCTACTGGAAAAATGACAATTGGACAAGTTTCAGAAGTATTGTTCCTTTTAGCTTTACCTATCTTCTTTAAAAAGTTTGGATTTAAGAAAACGATATTAGTTGGTATGCTTGCTTGGGCAATTCGCTATGTGTTGTTTGCATATGGCAATGCTGGGGAATTAAGCTTTATGCTGATTACAGGAATAGCCCTACACGGAATTTGTTATGATTTCTTTTTTGTTTCTGGTCAAATTTATACCAACTCAAAAGCAGGCGATAAATTTAAAAGTGCAGCTCAAGGCCTAATTACTTTAGCTACCTATGGAATAGGAATGCTAATTGGATTTATGGTAGCAGGTCAAATTACTGAAATGTACAAAGTTAATGGAGCTCAAGACTGGAAAATGGTATGGATTATTCCTGCTGGCATTGCTTTTGTTGTATTTTTAATATTCGCATTGCTATTTAACGACAAAACAAAACCTGAACCAGAAGTATAA
- a CDS encoding sugar phosphate isomerase/epimerase, which yields MTTIQGPAVFLAQFIGDEAPFNSLDGICKWAAGLGFKGIQMPTLDKRFIDLKLAAESKTYADELTAKVASYGLVITELSTHLQGQLVAVNPAYDSLFDAFAADEVKNNPKARTEWAVQQMKYAAKASQNLGLKAHATFSGSLLWHTFHPWPQRPDGLVDEGFTELAKRWTPILDEFDNCGVDVCYEIHPGEDLFDGETYEMFLEKVNHHPRACLLYDPSHFVLQQLDYIQYIDFYHERIKAFHVKDAEFNPTGKQGTFGGYQSWANRAGRYRSPGDGQVDFKRIFSKLTQYDYKGWAVMEWECCIKDSETGAREGAEFIKNHIIPVTTKAFDDFASAGGDSNFNKTILGI from the coding sequence ATGACAACAATACAAGGACCAGCAGTATTTTTAGCCCAGTTTATTGGAGATGAAGCCCCATTTAATTCATTAGATGGAATTTGTAAATGGGCAGCAGGCTTAGGCTTTAAGGGCATACAAATGCCAACTTTAGATAAAAGATTTATAGACCTAAAATTAGCAGCAGAAAGTAAAACTTATGCTGATGAATTAACTGCAAAAGTAGCATCTTATGGCTTGGTAATTACCGAACTTTCTACGCATTTGCAGGGTCAACTAGTTGCGGTAAATCCTGCTTATGATTCTTTATTTGATGCTTTTGCAGCTGACGAGGTAAAAAACAATCCAAAAGCTAGAACAGAATGGGCTGTGCAACAGATGAAATATGCGGCTAAAGCTTCTCAAAATTTAGGATTAAAAGCCCATGCTACTTTTAGTGGCTCTTTATTATGGCATACTTTTCATCCTTGGCCGCAAAGACCAGATGGATTGGTTGATGAGGGATTTACAGAATTAGCAAAACGTTGGACTCCCATTTTAGATGAATTTGATAACTGCGGTGTTGATGTTTGTTATGAGATTCATCCAGGAGAAGATTTATTTGATGGAGAAACTTACGAAATGTTTTTAGAAAAGGTAAATCATCACCCAAGAGCTTGTTTGCTTTATGACCCATCTCACTTTGTGTTACAACAATTAGATTATATTCAATACATCGATTTTTATCATGAGCGTATTAAAGCTTTCCATGTTAAGGATGCAGAATTTAATCCGACAGGAAAACAAGGGACTTTCGGCGGTTACCAAAGCTGGGCAAACCGTGCTGGTAGATACCGTTCGCCTGGAGATGGACAAGTAGATTTTAAACGCATTTTTAGTAAACTAACGCAGTACGATTATAAAGGTTGGGCTGTAATGGAATGGGAATGTTGTATAAAAGATTCTGAAACTGGCGCAAGAGAAGGTGCCGAATTTATTAAAAATCACATTATCCCTGTAACTACAAAAGCATTTGATGATTTTGCATCAGCTGGAGGGGATTCAAATTTTAACAAAACTATTTTAGGCATATAA
- a CDS encoding Gfo/Idh/MocA family oxidoreductase, which produces MDNVKKETEASKSRRNFIKTTAVASAGFMIVPRHVLGGTGFVAPSDRLIIASVGVGGKGKSDVAMFDKSGKADIGFLCDVDTRRAADSVKAFPKAKFYKDWREMYEKESKNFDAVSVSTPDHNHAVQAMAAMQLGKHVYVQKPLAHDIFEARALTAAAKKYNVVTQMGNQGASNNGPRQMKEWYDAGLIGDVHTVYAFTDRPVWPQGIPWSANKADIPKELDWDLWLGTAPYKEFVDKLVPFNWRGWWDYGTGALGDMGCHLLEAPFSVLGLKYATEVQASVGSVYVDEFKRGYFPDSCPPSSHVTLKFPKTAKTKGDVTVHWMDGGVQPARPEELGANETFGDGGNATLFIGTKGKMMAGTYGLNPRLLPTSKTAEIKVKEKFARVKDEANGHYAQWVEACIAGPGKKELSSPFEIAGPLTECLLMANLAIRGADIQRKDANGKITYPGRYSKLLWDNDQMKVTNFEDVNQFVKREYRKGWTLGS; this is translated from the coding sequence ATGGATAATGTAAAAAAAGAAACGGAAGCGAGTAAAAGTAGACGTAATTTTATTAAAACGACTGCAGTTGCATCAGCTGGATTTATGATTGTACCACGCCATGTTTTAGGTGGAACAGGATTCGTAGCTCCAAGCGATAGATTGATTATTGCAAGTGTTGGTGTTGGCGGTAAAGGTAAAAGCGATGTTGCCATGTTTGATAAAAGTGGCAAAGCAGACATTGGATTTCTTTGTGATGTAGATACGCGTAGAGCAGCGGATAGTGTAAAAGCTTTCCCAAAAGCTAAATTTTATAAAGATTGGCGGGAAATGTATGAAAAGGAAAGCAAAAATTTTGATGCTGTTTCTGTTTCAACACCAGACCATAACCACGCTGTACAAGCCATGGCCGCCATGCAATTAGGCAAGCATGTATATGTTCAAAAGCCTTTAGCACATGATATTTTCGAAGCAAGAGCATTAACCGCAGCAGCCAAAAAATATAATGTAGTTACCCAAATGGGAAATCAAGGTGCATCTAACAATGGCCCTCGCCAGATGAAAGAGTGGTATGACGCAGGTTTAATTGGTGATGTGCATACCGTTTATGCGTTTACCGATAGACCAGTTTGGCCACAAGGTATTCCATGGTCGGCAAATAAAGCAGACATTCCAAAGGAATTAGATTGGGATTTATGGTTAGGAACTGCTCCTTACAAAGAATTTGTAGACAAATTAGTTCCATTTAACTGGCGTGGGTGGTGGGATTACGGAACAGGCGCACTTGGAGATATGGGTTGCCACTTGTTAGAAGCGCCATTTAGCGTATTGGGCTTAAAATATGCAACCGAAGTACAAGCAAGTGTTGGCTCTGTTTATGTCGATGAATTTAAACGAGGTTATTTCCCAGACAGTTGCCCTCCTTCTAGCCACGTAACTTTAAAATTCCCTAAAACTGCAAAAACAAAAGGCGATGTAACCGTACATTGGATGGATGGTGGTGTGCAGCCAGCAAGACCAGAAGAATTGGGGGCAAATGAAACATTTGGAGATGGTGGTAATGCTACTTTGTTTATTGGTACAAAAGGCAAAATGATGGCTGGTACTTATGGACTAAACCCTCGTTTATTGCCAACTTCTAAAACTGCAGAAATAAAGGTAAAAGAGAAATTTGCTCGTGTTAAGGATGAAGCAAATGGACATTACGCACAATGGGTAGAGGCTTGTATTGCTGGCCCTGGCAAAAAAGAGTTAAGTTCTCCTTTTGAAATTGCTGGCCCACTAACAGAGTGTTTACTAATGGCTAACTTGGCTATCCGTGGAGCTGATATTCAACGTAAAGACGCTAACGGAAAAATCACTTATCCTGGAAGATATTCTAAATTACTTTGGGATAACGACCAAATGAAGGTAACCAACTTTGAAGATGTAAACCAATTTGTAAAAAGAGAGTACCGTAAAGGTTGGACCTTAGGATCATAA